The Fragaria vesca subsp. vesca linkage group LG2, FraVesHawaii_1.0, whole genome shotgun sequence genome includes a window with the following:
- the LOC101297105 gene encoding SNF1-related protein kinase regulatory subunit beta-3-like isoform 4: MNNSYDDDYDEATVAGFEVIRSPDTSYNNTYPGNEDEARDPPIVPPHLQQTLLSYPASGDTTGTLPLPPNVTLNHLYIENRESPRSVVALGFTHRFRSKFVTVVLYKPVQRKGASST, encoded by the exons ATGAACAACTCATATGATGATGATTAT GATGAAGCAACTGTTGCAGGATTTGAAGTTATAAGATCACCTGATACAAGTTACAACAATACGTATCCTGGGAATGAAGATGAAGCACGTGATCCACCCATTGTCCCTCCACACCTTCAACAGACCTTACTTAGTTATCCAGCAAGCGGAGACACTACTGGAACTCTTCCTTTGCCACCAAATGTGACCCTCAACCATCTTTACATTGAGAATCGGGAGAGCCCCCGGTCTGTGGTTGCACTTGGATTCACTCATCGCTTTCGTTCTAAATTTGTTACTGTTGTGCTTTACAAACCAGTTCAAAGAAAGGGGGCTAGCAGCACTTAG